The Miltoncostaea oceani genome includes a region encoding these proteins:
- a CDS encoding LytR C-terminal domain-containing protein has product MSSREPSDWDEDDWDEPPRPRRRGGPPTRARTFGLPIVAAALVGGLFVGYVVSSGGGGTTTITETRTVTAPAAEVSAGVEPSAEGTRATISLAVLNGSGESGLAASTAEDARQIGYVEVTEGNAPLPVTSDLVLYRQGAAPRAARVAEDLGLSDPELASADEPALAQAPDADVIVLLGPTGTAAADDGTTAEDGVPDVVPDTTDVPDTSTAPTG; this is encoded by the coding sequence GTGAGCAGCCGCGAACCATCCGACTGGGACGAGGACGACTGGGACGAGCCGCCCCGGCCGCGCCGCCGTGGCGGGCCGCCAACACGGGCGCGCACCTTCGGGCTGCCGATCGTGGCCGCCGCCCTGGTGGGCGGGCTCTTCGTGGGCTACGTCGTGAGCAGCGGCGGCGGTGGCACCACCACCATCACCGAGACGAGGACCGTGACGGCCCCGGCGGCCGAGGTGTCGGCGGGGGTCGAGCCGAGCGCGGAGGGGACGCGCGCGACGATCTCGCTCGCCGTCCTCAACGGATCCGGTGAGAGCGGCCTGGCCGCCAGCACCGCCGAGGACGCCCGCCAGATCGGCTACGTCGAGGTGACGGAGGGCAACGCGCCCCTCCCGGTCACGTCCGACCTCGTCCTCTACCGCCAGGGCGCCGCGCCGCGTGCCGCCCGCGTCGCGGAGGACCTCGGCCTGTCCGACCCGGAGCTGGCGTCCGCCGACGAGCCCGCGCTCGCCCAGGCGCCCGACGCCGACGTGATCGTGCTGCTCGGCCCGACCGGCACCGCCGCGGCCGACGATGGCACCACCGCGGAGGACGGCGTCCCCGACGTCGTGCCGGACACGACCGACGTCCCGGACACGTCGACCGCTCCGACGGGCTGA
- a CDS encoding class I SAM-dependent methyltransferase: MERPSSPDARESFDRSATVYDDHVAFNREGARRLVASVPEGTYPRLLDVACGTGFAALAAIPRLGVEHVIGVDASAAMVGVFRERLAAHPGVTADLRVCDVMRTEVPDGTVDLALCAMALHWFEERAAAVALMGRTLAPGGVLAVLAPGPEHDRETVERVRATGDHHLIRLADAIEANEVTPEALTRYLSGAGLEVLDLWTETRWRVTTAAAYGARLDAVASHLWSDLAPGDRAAVAARLHALLDGAAGPDGLYRYSFVKVFGVARAPGA; this comes from the coding sequence GTGGAACGCCCCTCCTCCCCCGACGCCCGCGAGAGCTTCGACCGCAGCGCCACGGTCTACGACGACCACGTCGCGTTCAACCGCGAGGGCGCGCGGCGCCTGGTCGCCTCGGTCCCGGAGGGGACGTACCCGCGGCTGCTCGACGTCGCGTGCGGCACGGGCTTCGCCGCCCTCGCGGCGATCCCGCGGCTCGGGGTGGAGCACGTCATCGGGGTGGACGCGTCCGCCGCGATGGTCGGGGTCTTCCGCGAGCGCCTCGCCGCGCACCCCGGCGTCACCGCCGACCTGCGGGTGTGCGACGTGATGCGCACCGAGGTCCCCGACGGGACGGTCGACCTGGCGCTGTGCGCGATGGCGCTCCACTGGTTCGAGGAGCGCGCCGCGGCGGTCGCCCTGATGGGGCGGACGCTGGCGCCCGGGGGCGTGCTGGCGGTGCTCGCGCCCGGCCCGGAGCACGACCGCGAGACGGTGGAGCGGGTGCGCGCCACCGGCGACCACCACCTGATCCGCCTCGCCGACGCGATCGAGGCGAACGAGGTGACGCCCGAGGCGCTGACCCGCTACCTGTCCGGCGCGGGCCTCGAGGTCCTCGACCTGTGGACCGAGACGCGGTGGCGCGTCACGACGGCCGCGGCGTACGGCGCCCGCCTCGACGCGGTCGCCAGCCACCTCTGGTCGGACCTCGCCCCCGGCGACCGGGCGGCGGTGGCCGCGCGCCTGCACGCGCTGCTCGACGGCGCCGCCGGGCCGGACGGCCTCTACCGCTACTCGTTCGTCAAGGTCTTCGGCGTGGCGCGGGCGCCCGGGGCCTGA
- a CDS encoding bleomycin resistance protein: MTPSPRRAAAGMHRTIPALPVRDVGTAVDFYRDRLGFDAPHIDTGFAVLTRDDAVLHLWGATDERWRGRPDAGEQPVISGAESFLAGTASCRIEVADVDALFEEMRRADVLHPASDDVAATDFGTREFAVLDLDGNLIGFFRWQHPPV, from the coding sequence ATGACCCCCTCCCCGCGACGCGCCGCGGCCGGCATGCACCGCACCATCCCGGCCCTGCCCGTCCGCGACGTCGGGACCGCCGTCGACTTCTACCGCGACCGCCTCGGCTTCGACGCGCCCCACATCGACACGGGCTTCGCGGTGCTGACGCGCGACGACGCGGTCCTGCACCTGTGGGGTGCGACCGACGAGCGCTGGCGCGGCCGTCCCGACGCCGGCGAGCAGCCCGTGATCTCGGGGGCCGAGTCGTTCCTCGCCGGCACCGCGAGCTGCCGCATCGAGGTCGCCGACGTCGACGCGCTCTTCGAGGAGATGCGCCGCGCCGACGTGCTGCACCCGGCCTCCGACGACGTCGCCGCCACCGACTTCGGCACCCGCGAGTTCGCCGTGCTCGACCTCGACGGCAACCTCATCGGGTTCTTCCGCTGGCAGCACCCGCCCGTCTGA
- the fliW gene encoding flagellar assembly protein FliW — translation MSTDTAATTIAVPSQALGAVEIATDSVITVCEPLAGFPDCAGYALVEHVKRDGRPSASVFWLQAVERPFHAFVVTDPWGVFPEYSPEIADADATDLGLENFEDARVFAILTVPGNPSEITVNLRAPIVVNMALRRAKQVVLLNDEYHTRHRMNGPVA, via the coding sequence ATGAGCACCGACACCGCGGCGACCACGATCGCCGTGCCGTCCCAGGCCCTCGGCGCGGTCGAGATCGCGACCGACAGCGTCATCACCGTCTGCGAGCCGCTGGCCGGCTTCCCCGACTGCGCGGGCTACGCCCTCGTGGAGCACGTGAAGCGCGACGGCCGGCCGAGCGCGAGCGTGTTCTGGCTCCAGGCCGTCGAGCGCCCGTTCCACGCGTTCGTCGTGACCGACCCGTGGGGCGTGTTCCCCGAGTACTCCCCGGAGATCGCCGACGCCGACGCCACGGACCTCGGCCTCGAGAACTTCGAGGACGCCCGCGTCTTCGCGATCCTCACCGTGCCGGGCAACCCCAGCGAGATCACGGTGAACCTGCGCGCGCCGATCGTCGTGAACATGGCGCTGCGGCGGGCGAAGCAGGTCGTGCTGCTGAACGACGAGTACCACACGCGCCACCGCATGAACGGCCCCGTGGCCTGA
- a CDS encoding flagellin encodes MRIYNNVEAQNAHRQLSATNNKLSGTMERLSSGLRINRAADDAAGLAVSEEMRTQIRGMNVASRNALDGVSLVQVADGALGGVSDMLQRVRDLAVQAANGTLTDLQRNNLDREVQSITSEIGRVASDTEFNGIKILSGSVATAASAVTLQVGANGAQVIAFTIGTMSASDLGVSGIAVSTAASATAAIASIDAAIRSVNSQRASMGAIQNRLEQTIGRLELTSENLQAAESRIRDADMAMEMIDFTRNQILQQSGTAMLAQANQAPQSILQLLG; translated from the coding sequence CTGCGGATCTACAACAACGTCGAGGCGCAGAACGCCCATCGGCAGCTCTCCGCCACCAACAACAAGCTGAGTGGCACGATGGAGCGGCTCTCCTCGGGTCTGCGCATCAACCGCGCCGCCGACGACGCCGCCGGCCTCGCGGTCAGCGAGGAGATGCGGACCCAGATCCGCGGCATGAACGTCGCCTCCCGCAACGCGCTCGACGGCGTCAGCCTCGTGCAGGTCGCCGACGGCGCCCTCGGTGGCGTGAGCGACATGCTGCAGCGCGTCCGCGACCTGGCGGTGCAGGCGGCCAACGGCACGCTCACCGACCTCCAGCGGAACAATCTCGACCGCGAGGTCCAGTCGATCACGTCCGAGATCGGCCGGGTCGCCTCCGACACCGAGTTCAACGGGATCAAGATCCTGTCGGGCTCCGTCGCGACCGCGGCGAGCGCCGTCACCCTGCAGGTCGGCGCGAACGGCGCCCAGGTGATCGCGTTCACCATCGGCACGATGAGCGCCTCCGACCTCGGCGTCTCCGGCATCGCCGTCTCGACGGCCGCGTCGGCGACCGCCGCCATCGCCTCGATCGACGCCGCCATCCGCTCGGTCAACAGCCAGCGGGCCTCGATGGGCGCCATCCAGAACCGGCTCGAGCAGACCATCGGCCGGCTGGAGCTGACCTCCGAGAACCTCCAGGCCGCCGAGTCGCGGATCCGCGACGCGGACATGGCGATGGAGATGATCGACTTCACCCGCAACCAGATCCTGCAGCAGTCGGGCACCGCGATGCTCGCGCAGGCCAACCAGGCGCCGCAGAGCATCCTGCAGCTCCTCGGCTAG
- the flgL gene encoding flagellar hook-associated protein FlgL, which translates to MSTGQMTRNFLADLEGNYRSLADSQRQVSTGKRILTPSDDPVGIAIALGLRRDQKAGEAWGRNIDDSLTWMNTTDRALGQALEVAQRARELAVQGGNGTLSAESRALIAAEVDSLKSQFVEIGNSSIGGRYIFGGTATDRPPFDPATETAAAPVNTSLINREVAQGSVISVNITADRLQDPPGATADIFTVLDDLSNSLRTSDFDGITRSLGALDAHQDNISALRGEQAAKVNRLELTASRFEAQKIATGDQLSRIEDVDMAQAITDLTMKETVYRSALAAGARVIQPSLVDFLR; encoded by the coding sequence ATGAGCACCGGCCAGATGACCAGGAACTTCCTGGCCGATCTGGAGGGCAACTACCGATCGCTCGCCGACTCGCAGCGACAGGTGTCGACGGGCAAGCGCATCCTCACCCCGTCGGACGACCCCGTCGGCATCGCGATCGCCCTCGGTCTGCGCCGCGACCAGAAGGCCGGCGAGGCGTGGGGCCGCAACATCGACGACTCGCTCACCTGGATGAACACCACCGACCGTGCGCTCGGCCAGGCCCTCGAGGTCGCCCAGCGCGCCCGGGAGCTGGCGGTGCAGGGTGGCAACGGGACCCTGTCGGCCGAGTCGCGTGCGCTGATCGCGGCGGAGGTCGACAGCCTCAAGAGCCAGTTCGTCGAGATCGGGAACAGCAGCATCGGCGGGCGGTACATCTTCGGTGGCACCGCCACCGACCGGCCGCCCTTCGACCCGGCCACCGAGACGGCCGCCGCGCCCGTCAACACGAGCCTCATCAACCGCGAGGTCGCGCAGGGCTCGGTCATCAGCGTCAACATCACGGCCGACCGCCTGCAGGACCCGCCGGGGGCGACCGCCGACATCTTCACGGTGCTCGACGACCTCTCGAACTCCCTGCGGACGAGCGACTTCGACGGGATCACCCGGTCGCTCGGCGCCCTCGACGCCCACCAGGACAACATCAGCGCGCTGCGCGGGGAGCAGGCCGCGAAGGTCAACCGGCTCGAGCTCACGGCCAGCCGCTTCGAGGCGCAGAAGATCGCGACGGGCGACCAGCTCTCGCGGATCGAGGACGTGGACATGGCCCAGGCGATCACGGACCTGACCATGAAGGAGACCGTCTACCGCTCGGCCCTCGCGGCCGGCGCGCGCGTGATCCAGCCCTCCCTCGTCGATTTCCTGCGGTGA
- the flgK gene encoding flagellar hook-associated protein FlgK: MASTFFGLNVALSGVVTQQRALNTVSHNLTNATTPGYSRQRVDMAANTPTPYPALNMPVGPGQLGTGVVATQHARLRDQFVDLNYRATSADVGNYSAKADALSTIDTIIDEPGDTGLTHLLSQYWGSWQALSLQPDSAAARETVRHAGQALAQGFNDVSAQLTASRSEADTRIGLGVQRVNELAGQVNELNKQIAMVVAVGQEPNDLRDQRDVLIDQIAGFANVTVTEPGANGKVSIAVGSQLLVDGTTDTVGALAIDAAGAATVNGVATTVTSGSLRGLVDIRDTVIGGATGYIAQLDTLAAAVATSVNTRHAAGFGLDGTTGTAFFTGTTAATLGVSAAITASVDAIAASDTAGNLPAGADNAVDLAQLQFVVQTIGTSTTTLDGFYQQMVARIGVDTDQAGRMAQVQQGVLEAAQARRDGVSGVNLDEEMSDMVRFQKSYNAAARMVTTLDEMLDTIISRMGVVGR; the protein is encoded by the coding sequence ATGGCATCCACCTTCTTCGGCCTGAACGTCGCGCTCAGCGGCGTCGTCACCCAGCAGCGGGCCCTCAACACGGTCTCGCACAACCTGACGAACGCGACCACGCCCGGCTACTCGCGCCAGCGCGTCGACATGGCCGCGAACACGCCGACGCCCTACCCGGCGCTCAACATGCCGGTCGGCCCCGGGCAGCTCGGCACCGGCGTCGTCGCGACCCAGCACGCCCGGCTCCGCGACCAGTTCGTCGACCTCAACTACCGGGCGACCAGCGCCGACGTCGGCAACTACTCGGCGAAGGCCGACGCCCTCTCGACGATCGACACCATCATCGACGAGCCCGGCGACACCGGCCTCACGCACCTCCTCAGCCAGTACTGGGGCTCGTGGCAGGCGCTGTCGCTGCAGCCCGACTCCGCCGCGGCCCGCGAGACCGTCCGGCACGCCGGCCAGGCGCTCGCCCAGGGCTTCAACGACGTCAGCGCGCAGCTCACCGCGTCGCGGAGCGAGGCGGACACCCGCATCGGCCTCGGCGTCCAGCGCGTCAACGAGCTCGCCGGCCAGGTCAACGAGCTGAACAAGCAGATCGCGATGGTCGTCGCCGTCGGCCAGGAGCCGAACGACCTCCGCGACCAGCGCGACGTGCTGATCGACCAGATCGCCGGGTTCGCGAACGTGACGGTCACCGAGCCGGGCGCCAACGGCAAGGTCTCCATCGCCGTCGGCTCCCAGCTCCTCGTGGACGGCACCACCGACACCGTCGGGGCCCTCGCCATCGACGCCGCCGGCGCCGCCACCGTCAACGGCGTGGCGACCACCGTCACCAGCGGCAGCCTCCGCGGCCTCGTGGACATCCGCGACACCGTCATCGGCGGCGCGACCGGCTACATCGCGCAGCTCGACACGCTCGCCGCCGCCGTCGCGACGTCCGTCAACACCCGCCACGCCGCGGGCTTCGGCCTCGACGGCACCACCGGCACGGCCTTCTTCACCGGCACCACCGCCGCGACGCTCGGGGTGTCCGCCGCGATCACCGCGTCGGTCGACGCGATCGCCGCGAGCGACACCGCCGGCAACCTGCCCGCCGGCGCCGACAACGCCGTCGACCTCGCGCAGCTGCAGTTCGTGGTGCAGACCATCGGCACCTCGACGACGACGCTCGACGGCTTCTACCAGCAGATGGTCGCCCGCATCGGCGTCGACACCGACCAGGCCGGCCGGATGGCGCAGGTCCAGCAGGGGGTCCTCGAGGCCGCCCAGGCACGCCGCGACGGCGTGAGCGGCGTGAACCTGGACGAGGAGATGTCGGACATGGTCCGGTTCCAGAAGTCCTACAACGCCGCCGCGCGGATGGTGACGACTCTCGACGAGATGCTCGACACCATCATCAGCCGCATGGGCGTCGTCGGACGCTAG
- the flgN gene encoding flagellar export chaperone FlgN, whose amino-acid sequence MIRPAAQELADRLADLVRAQELLLDLVLRQRPAIIEGRHADVDAVAAEIELEIRRMAGIEKARAAAAEALADEVGLAATRWSALREVLAHDERSLIAPRVERVETLVRDLELANTINGQLVRQELDLLDLSIRSLARPDPRTAHRAYSATGGRAADAPAVPMLLNTAA is encoded by the coding sequence GTGATCCGGCCCGCCGCACAGGAACTCGCCGACCGGCTCGCCGACCTCGTCCGCGCCCAGGAGCTGCTGCTCGACCTGGTGCTCCGCCAGCGCCCCGCGATCATCGAGGGCCGCCACGCCGACGTCGACGCCGTCGCCGCCGAGATCGAGCTCGAGATCCGCCGCATGGCGGGCATCGAGAAGGCCCGGGCCGCCGCCGCCGAGGCGCTCGCCGACGAGGTCGGGCTGGCCGCCACCCGCTGGTCGGCGCTGCGCGAGGTCCTCGCCCACGACGAGCGCTCGCTGATCGCCCCCCGCGTCGAGCGCGTCGAGACGCTGGTGCGCGACCTCGAGCTCGCCAACACCATCAACGGGCAGCTCGTGCGGCAGGAGCTCGACCTGCTCGACCTCTCGATCCGCAGCCTCGCCCGGCCCGACCCGCGCACCGCCCACCGCGCCTACAGCGCGACCGGCGGCCGGGCGGCCGACGCGCCCGCCGTCCCGATGCTCCTCAACACGGCCGCGTAG
- a CDS encoding rod-binding protein has protein sequence MSTAVAGLTAAAPPAAAPAAAATTSDPKIREAAEAFEGVFMSMLVEEMMKSTEVAKGNPLYTGLMTEKLGDQISRSGGIGLADVIERQMGGGAA, from the coding sequence ATGAGCACCGCCGTCGCCGGCCTGACCGCCGCCGCGCCCCCCGCCGCCGCGCCCGCCGCCGCCGCGACCACCTCCGACCCGAAGATCCGCGAGGCCGCCGAGGCCTTCGAGGGCGTCTTCATGTCGATGCTCGTCGAGGAGATGATGAAGAGCACCGAGGTCGCCAAGGGCAACCCGCTCTACACCGGCCTCATGACCGAGAAGCTCGGCGACCAGATCTCCCGCTCCGGCGGCATCGGCCTCGCCGACGTCATCGAGCGCCAGATGGGCGGGGGTGCCGCATGA
- the flgG gene encoding flagellar basal-body rod protein FlgG has protein sequence MMDALYSAASGMTAQQTSMDVVANNLANATTSGYKRDRLDLVDLAYQPFQLPGGGTGQVGLGAAPGRVNKEHEQGGLQNTGRDMDVAIQGEGFFQVTRPDGTLAYTRAGNLQVDANGRIGTPTGELLQPRIQVPAGAGDLTISPDGSVTATVAGKITTLGTIQTASFTNPSGLLAAGGNLFTASANSGAASLGAPGTAGRGPLTQGTLEASNVNVGTEMISLITTQRAFEASSKVVMASDEMMGMANGLRR, from the coding sequence ATGATGGACGCTCTGTACTCGGCTGCATCGGGCATGACCGCCCAGCAGACCAGCATGGACGTGGTCGCCAACAACCTGGCGAACGCCACCACCTCCGGCTACAAGCGCGACCGCCTCGACCTGGTGGACCTCGCCTACCAGCCCTTCCAGCTGCCCGGCGGCGGCACCGGCCAGGTCGGCCTCGGCGCCGCCCCCGGCCGCGTCAACAAGGAACACGAGCAGGGCGGCCTCCAGAACACCGGGCGCGACATGGACGTCGCGATCCAGGGCGAGGGCTTCTTCCAGGTGACGCGCCCCGACGGGACGCTCGCCTACACCCGCGCCGGGAACCTCCAGGTCGACGCGAACGGACGCATCGGCACCCCGACCGGCGAGCTGCTGCAGCCCCGCATCCAGGTGCCCGCCGGCGCCGGCGACCTGACGATCTCGCCCGACGGCTCCGTCACCGCCACCGTCGCCGGGAAGATCACGACGCTCGGCACCATCCAGACCGCCTCCTTCACCAACCCCTCCGGGTTGCTGGCGGCCGGCGGCAACCTCTTCACCGCATCCGCCAACTCCGGGGCCGCGAGCCTCGGCGCCCCCGGCACCGCCGGACGCGGACCCCTCACCCAGGGGACCCTCGAGGCGTCGAACGTCAACGTCGGCACCGAGATGATCTCGCTGATCACCACGCAGCGCGCCTTCGAGGCGTCGAGCAAGGTGGTCATGGCGAGCGACGAGATGATGGGCATGGCGAACGGGCTGCGCCGATGA
- a CDS encoding flagellar hook-basal body protein, which translates to MIRGIYIAASGLLAESARQDVIANNLANATTTGFKRSESVASPFQEMLLKSQGMPGTADVGPLTMGAQVEGISMIDSQGALRFTGNTLDMALVGDGHFTVDTPAGRRYTRDGSFGLDTAGRLVTKDGNAVLGDNGRPITLDRGELKVGIDGSITQGGVVRGRLMLTALDPASIQQMSQNLLTGTPKGAPTAEVRQNHLESSTVNVVTEMVDLIRVMRSFESNQKAVQSHDEALQASISKVGAVG; encoded by the coding sequence GTGATCAGAGGGATCTACATCGCGGCGAGCGGACTGCTCGCCGAGAGCGCACGCCAGGACGTGATCGCCAACAACCTGGCGAACGCCACGACCACCGGCTTCAAGCGCAGCGAGTCGGTCGCCTCGCCCTTCCAGGAGATGCTCCTCAAGAGCCAGGGGATGCCCGGCACGGCCGACGTCGGTCCGCTGACGATGGGCGCCCAGGTGGAGGGGATCTCGATGATCGACTCCCAGGGCGCGCTGAGGTTCACCGGCAACACGCTCGACATGGCGCTCGTCGGCGACGGCCACTTCACCGTCGACACCCCCGCCGGCCGCCGCTACACGCGCGACGGCTCGTTCGGCCTCGACACCGCGGGCCGGCTCGTGACGAAGGACGGCAACGCCGTCCTCGGCGACAACGGCCGGCCGATCACGCTGGACCGTGGCGAGCTGAAGGTCGGGATCGACGGCTCGATCACGCAGGGGGGTGTGGTCCGCGGGCGCCTGATGCTCACGGCACTCGACCCCGCGTCGATCCAGCAGATGAGCCAGAACCTGCTGACCGGCACGCCGAAGGGCGCGCCGACGGCGGAGGTCCGACAGAACCACCTCGAGTCGAGCACGGTCAACGTGGTCACCGAGATGGTCGATCTGATCCGCGTGATGCGGTCGTTCGAGTCGAACCAGAAGGCGGTCCAGTCACACGACGAGGCCCTCCAGGCCTCGATCTCGAAGGTGGGTGCGGTCGGATAA
- a CDS encoding EscU/YscU/HrcU family type III secretion system export apparatus switch protein — protein sequence MSGPGRPPRERRPMAVALRYSRDEAPAPRVTAAGSGPVAERILELARAEGIPLREDPDLVAALAALDLGAMIPAELYDVIAEVLAWAYRANTAYASTTRGLAGP from the coding sequence GTGAGCGGCCCCGGCCGCCCACCCCGGGAACGCCGGCCGATGGCGGTCGCGTTGCGGTACTCGCGTGACGAGGCCCCCGCCCCACGGGTGACGGCCGCGGGGTCCGGCCCGGTCGCCGAGCGGATCCTCGAGCTCGCCCGCGCCGAGGGCATCCCCCTCCGGGAGGACCCCGACCTCGTCGCGGCGCTCGCCGCCCTCGACCTCGGCGCGATGATCCCCGCGGAGCTCTACGACGTCATCGCGGAGGTGCTGGCCTGGGCCTACCGCGCCAACACCGCGTACGCGTCGACGACCCGGGGCCTCGCCGGGCCGTGA